The window CCCCCCGGGCGGAGAAGCTGGACCGCTTCGGCATCGGGTACGTCGACGTCGGCGTCTCGGGTGGTGTGTGGGGCCGGCAGAACGGCTACGGACTGATGGTCGGCGGCTCCCAGGAGCACGTCGACCGGCTGATGCCGATCTTCGAGGCGCTCAAGCCCGCCGGTGAGTTCGGCTTCGTGCACGCCGGCCCGGTCGGCGCCGGGCACTACGCCAAGATGGTGCACAACGGCATCGAGTACGGCCTGATGCACGCGTACGCCGAGGGCTACGAGCTGATGTCCGCCTCCGAGCTGGTGACCAACGTTCCCGGCGTGATCAAGTCCTGGCGCGAGGGCACGGTGGTCCGCTCCTGGCTGCTCGACCTGCTCGACCGAGCCCTCGACGAGGACCCGGAGCTGGCCAACCTGCGCGGCTACGCGGAGGACACCGGCGAGGGCCGGTGGACGGTCGAGGAGGCGATCCGCCTCGCGGTGCCGATGAACGTGATCGCCGCATCGCTCTTCGCCCGGTTCGTGTCCCGCCAGGACGACTCGCCCGCGATCAAGGCGGTGGCCGCGCTGCGCAACCAGTTCGGCGGCCACGCCATCCACAAGAACTAGCGCCCGGTGTACGTCCGCCGGCTCGAACTGATCGACTTCCGCTCGTACGAGCGGGTCGAGCTGGACCTCGAGCCGGGCGGGAACGTCTTCGTCGGCCCCAACGGGGTGGGCAAGACGAACCTCGTCGAGGCACTCGGCTATGTGGCGACCCTGTCCAGTCACCGGGTCGCCACGGACGCCCCGCTGGTACGGGTCGGCGCGAGCGCCGCGGTGCTGCGGTGCGCGATCGTGCACGACGGCCGGGAGCTGCTGGTCGAACTGGAGATCGTGCCGGGCAAGGCCAACCGGGCCCGGCTGGGTCGGTCACCGGTCCGGCGGGCCCGGGACGTACTCGGCGCGCTGCGGCTGGTGCTCTTCGCCCCGGAGGACCTGGAGCTGATCCGGGGCGATCCGGCGGAACGGCGGCGCTACCTGGACGACCTCCTGGTCACCCGGCAGCCGCGCTACGCCGGGGTCCGGGCCGACTACGAGCGGGTGGTCAAGCAGCGCAACGCGTTGTTGCGGACGTCGTACCTGGCCCGCAAGACCGGGGGTTCGCGGGGCGGCGACCTCTCCACCCTCGACGTGTGGGACGCCCAACTCGCCCGGCACGGTGCGGAGCTGCTCGCGGGTCGGCTCGACCTGGTCGCCACCCTGGCGCCGCACGTGACCAAGGCGTACGACGCGGTGGCCGCCGGTCGTGGCGCGGCCGGGATCGCGTACCGACCGTCGGTCGACCTGACCGAGCCGGTGCCGGACCGGGCAACGCTGGAGGCTGCGTTGGCCGCCGCCCTGGCCGAGTCCCGCCCCAGCGAGGTGGAGCGGGGCGTCACGCTGGTCGGGCCGCACCGCGACGAACTGGCCCTCACCCTGGGTCCGCTGCCGGCCAAGGGGTACGCCAGCCACGGCGAGTCGTGGTCGTACGCGTTGGCGCTGCGGCTCGCCGCGTACGACCTGTTGCGGTC of the Micromonospora sp. NBC_01796 genome contains:
- the gnd gene encoding phosphogluconate dehydrogenase (NAD(+)-dependent, decarboxylating) — translated: MQIGLVGLGRMGGNMRERLRAAGHEVVGFDRDPGVTDVAGLAELVEKLAAPRVVWVMVPAAVTEATIDELSGVLASGDIVIDGGNSRFSDDAPRAEKLDRFGIGYVDVGVSGGVWGRQNGYGLMVGGSQEHVDRLMPIFEALKPAGEFGFVHAGPVGAGHYAKMVHNGIEYGLMHAYAEGYELMSASELVTNVPGVIKSWREGTVVRSWLLDLLDRALDEDPELANLRGYAEDTGEGRWTVEEAIRLAVPMNVIAASLFARFVSRQDDSPAIKAVAALRNQFGGHAIHKN
- the recF gene encoding DNA replication/repair protein RecF (All proteins in this family for which functions are known are DNA-binding proteins that assist the filamentation of RecA onto DNA for the initiation of recombination or recombinational repair.), with the protein product MYVRRLELIDFRSYERVELDLEPGGNVFVGPNGVGKTNLVEALGYVATLSSHRVATDAPLVRVGASAAVLRCAIVHDGRELLVELEIVPGKANRARLGRSPVRRARDVLGALRLVLFAPEDLELIRGDPAERRRYLDDLLVTRQPRYAGVRADYERVVKQRNALLRTSYLARKTGGSRGGDLSTLDVWDAQLARHGAELLAGRLDLVATLAPHVTKAYDAVAAGRGAAGIAYRPSVDLTEPVPDRATLEAALAAALAESRPSEVERGVTLVGPHRDELALTLGPLPAKGYASHGESWSYALALRLAAYDLLRSDGIEPVLALDDVFAELDAGRRERLAELVGGASQLLVTCAVDDDVPSRLRGSRYAVTDGTVRRAD